The Paramisgurnus dabryanus chromosome 6, PD_genome_1.1, whole genome shotgun sequence genome has a window encoding:
- the plcd1b gene encoding 1-phosphatidylinositol 4,5-bisphosphate phosphodiesterase delta-1b isoform X2, whose product MDSNGIAEKQGLEGDTDLQFLLNGGDLLKVRSGSWKKIRYFKLQEDCKTLWHESKKTLKSKQTFSVEDIEAIRTGRQTEGLKKYTGDALEGQAFSILFKGRQKSLDLIANSEDEAKKWINGLEKVISNMNNLSPLKKTEHWIYSCMRKSDKDFDKKMSPKELKSFLQSINIEVDDDYAKILFEKCDTSKSGFIEGKEIERFYKILTHREEIDVIYGEYAKTGSLMSTTDLLNFLLKEQKDSASQTDALQLIDKYELDEDAKAKQLMTKDGFLMYLHQPEGLIFNQAHKSVYQDMNQPLNHYFISSSHNTYLMEDQLKGPSSTEGYIKALVKGSRCVEMDCYDGSDGEPVIYHGNTLTPEIFFKDVIQAVKEYAFKTSAYPVILSLENHCGLEQQKVMAQHMISILGDALVTKPLGDKMPTCFPSPEELKGRFIVKAKSRGKLEDKFSDEEKAEDAGSVTEEEDDEGEEDEEKKADKSKSMKVAKELSDLVVYCKSVPFHGFEDSREKQSFYEMASFKESKAVKLAEENANEYIRHNTDKLSRIYPSGLRADSSNYDPVPLWNAGCQIVALNFQTPSTEMDLNHGLFLKNGQSGYILKPPYLRDPATEFDPITLTRGPWLNQKNLHVMVISGQQLPKTNEKESSVVDPLVKVQIYGVPADTNEKETAYIANNGFNPMWNEHFQFEVCVPDLALVRFLIEDHDSTSGNDFIGQCTIPFNSLKNGYRHVPLFNQNGDLLSSARIFVHIMVVDSE is encoded by the exons ATGGATTCCAACGGCATTGCTGAAAAGCAAG GTTTGGAGGGGGATACAGACCTGCAGTTCTTATTGAATGGCGGTGATCTTTTGAAAGTGCGTTCAGGCTCGTGGAAAAAGATTCGCTACTTCAAGCTGCAGGAAGACTGCAAGACCCTGTGGCATGAATCCAAAAAAACCCTGAAGTCCAAACAAACAT TCTCTGTTGAGGACATCGAGGCGATACGAACAGGCCGACAGACTGAAGGTTTAAAGAAGTACACAGGAGATGCACTGGAGGGTCAGGCATTCTCTATCTTGTTTAAGGGGCGGCAGAAAAGCCTGGACCTGATCGCCAACTCCGAGGATGAGGCCAAGAAGTGGATCAATGGTCTGGAAAAGGTCATATCAAACATGAACAATCTCAGTCCGCTCAAGAAGACCGAGCA CTGGATCTATAGCTGCATGCGAAAATCAGATAAAGACTTTGACAAGAAGATGAGTCCAAAAGAGCTGAAGAGCTTTCTGCAAAGCATCAACATTGAGGTGGATGATGACTACGCCAAGATCCTCTTTGAG AAATGTGACACGTCAAAGTCTGGATTCATAGAGGGAAAGGAGATTGAgcgtttctataaaatcctgaCGCATAGGGAAGAGATTGATGTCATCTATGGAGAATACGCAAAGACAGGCAGTCTCATGAGCACCACTGACCTGCTGAACTTCCTGTTGAAGGAGCAGAAAGACAGTGCATCTCAGACCGATGCTCTTCAGCTGATTGACAAATATGAGCTTGACGAAGATG CCAAAGCAAAACAGCTCATGACAAAGGATGGCTTCCTAATGTATCTGCACCAGCCGGAAGGCCTGATCTTTAACCAGGCCCATAAAAGCGTTTACCAGGACATGAACCAGCCTCTCAACCATTACTTCATCTCCTCTTCTCACAACACGTACCTGatggaggaccagcttaaaggACCCAGCAGCACTGAGGGTTACATAAA AGCACTTGTTAAGGGCTCCCGCTGTGTGGAGATGGACTGCTATGATGGATCAGATGGAGAGCCGGTCATTTATCATGGAAACACTCTCACCCCAGAGATCTTCTTTAAAGATGTGATACAAGCCGTTAAGGAATATGCCTTTAAG acgtCTGCATATCCTGTGATACTGTCTTTGGAAAACCACTGTGGTTTGGAGCAGCAGAAGGTCATGGCTCAGCACATGATCTCCATCCTGGGTGACGCTCTGGTGACCAAACCCCTTGGAGATAAGATGCCAACATGTTTTCCTTCCCCTGAG GAGCTAAAGGGCCGGTTTATAGTCAAAGCAAAGAGTCGGGGCAAACTTGAGGACAAATTTTCAGATGAGGAAAAAGCAGAAGATGCAGGGAGTGTAACAGAGGAAGAAGATGATGAAGGCGAGGAAGATGAAGAAAAGAAGGCTGAT AAATCAAAGTCAATGAAGGTGGCAAAGGAGCTGTCAGATCTTGTCGTCTACTGTAAAAGCGTTCCTTTCCATGGGTTTGAGGATTCCAGGGAAAAGCAGTCGTTTTATGAGATGGCCTCTTTTAAAGAGAGTAAAGCTGTAAAACTGGCAGAGGAGAACG CAAATGAATATATTCGCCATAATACAGACAAACTCAGCCGCATTTATCCATCTGGACTAAGGGCAGACTCTTCAAACTATGATCCTGTGCCTCTGTGGAATGCAGGCTGTCAGATAG TGGCCCTCAACTTTCAAACCCCCAGCACAGAGATGGATCTGAATCATGGCCTGTTCCTTAAAAACGGACAGAGCGGCTACATTCTGAAGCCTCCTTACCTCCGAGACCCAGCAACCGAGTTTGACCCCATCACTCTCACTAGAGGACCGTGGCTAAATCAAAAAAACCTTCATGTGATG GTGATCTCAGGCCAGCAGTTACCCAAAACAAATGAAAAGGAGTCCTCCGTTGTGGATCCTCTTGTTAAAGTGCAGATCTACGGTGTGCCAGCAGATACGAATGAGAAAGAAACTGCATACATTGCGAACAATG GGTTTAACCCCATGTGGAATGAACATTTCCAGTTTGAAGTGTGTGTGCCAGATCTTGCACTGGTGCGCTTTTTGATCGAGGACCACGACTCAACCTCTGGCAATGACTTTATTGGGCAGTGTACGATTCCCTTCAACAGCCTAAAAAATG GATATCGTCACGTGCCTTTGTTCAACCAGAATGGAGATCTCCTGTCGTCAGCTAGAATTTTTGTCCACATCATGGTTGTGGATTCTGAATAG
- the plcd1b gene encoding 1-phosphatidylinositol 4,5-bisphosphate phosphodiesterase delta-1b isoform X1, with amino-acid sequence MQCVRRQHVRTKSQDLLYSTQIEEAARDNMKLLGLEGDTDLQFLLNGGDLLKVRSGSWKKIRYFKLQEDCKTLWHESKKTLKSKQTFSVEDIEAIRTGRQTEGLKKYTGDALEGQAFSILFKGRQKSLDLIANSEDEAKKWINGLEKVISNMNNLSPLKKTEHWIYSCMRKSDKDFDKKMSPKELKSFLQSINIEVDDDYAKILFEKCDTSKSGFIEGKEIERFYKILTHREEIDVIYGEYAKTGSLMSTTDLLNFLLKEQKDSASQTDALQLIDKYELDEDAKAKQLMTKDGFLMYLHQPEGLIFNQAHKSVYQDMNQPLNHYFISSSHNTYLMEDQLKGPSSTEGYIKALVKGSRCVEMDCYDGSDGEPVIYHGNTLTPEIFFKDVIQAVKEYAFKTSAYPVILSLENHCGLEQQKVMAQHMISILGDALVTKPLGDKMPTCFPSPEELKGRFIVKAKSRGKLEDKFSDEEKAEDAGSVTEEEDDEGEEDEEKKADKSKSMKVAKELSDLVVYCKSVPFHGFEDSREKQSFYEMASFKESKAVKLAEENANEYIRHNTDKLSRIYPSGLRADSSNYDPVPLWNAGCQIVALNFQTPSTEMDLNHGLFLKNGQSGYILKPPYLRDPATEFDPITLTRGPWLNQKNLHVMVISGQQLPKTNEKESSVVDPLVKVQIYGVPADTNEKETAYIANNGFNPMWNEHFQFEVCVPDLALVRFLIEDHDSTSGNDFIGQCTIPFNSLKNGYRHVPLFNQNGDLLSSARIFVHIMVVDSE; translated from the exons ATGCAGTGTGTACGAAGACAACATGTACGGACCAAATCCCAAGATCTATTATACAGCACGCAGATCGAGGAAGCTGCGCGCGACAACATGAAACTTCTAG GTTTGGAGGGGGATACAGACCTGCAGTTCTTATTGAATGGCGGTGATCTTTTGAAAGTGCGTTCAGGCTCGTGGAAAAAGATTCGCTACTTCAAGCTGCAGGAAGACTGCAAGACCCTGTGGCATGAATCCAAAAAAACCCTGAAGTCCAAACAAACAT TCTCTGTTGAGGACATCGAGGCGATACGAACAGGCCGACAGACTGAAGGTTTAAAGAAGTACACAGGAGATGCACTGGAGGGTCAGGCATTCTCTATCTTGTTTAAGGGGCGGCAGAAAAGCCTGGACCTGATCGCCAACTCCGAGGATGAGGCCAAGAAGTGGATCAATGGTCTGGAAAAGGTCATATCAAACATGAACAATCTCAGTCCGCTCAAGAAGACCGAGCA CTGGATCTATAGCTGCATGCGAAAATCAGATAAAGACTTTGACAAGAAGATGAGTCCAAAAGAGCTGAAGAGCTTTCTGCAAAGCATCAACATTGAGGTGGATGATGACTACGCCAAGATCCTCTTTGAG AAATGTGACACGTCAAAGTCTGGATTCATAGAGGGAAAGGAGATTGAgcgtttctataaaatcctgaCGCATAGGGAAGAGATTGATGTCATCTATGGAGAATACGCAAAGACAGGCAGTCTCATGAGCACCACTGACCTGCTGAACTTCCTGTTGAAGGAGCAGAAAGACAGTGCATCTCAGACCGATGCTCTTCAGCTGATTGACAAATATGAGCTTGACGAAGATG CCAAAGCAAAACAGCTCATGACAAAGGATGGCTTCCTAATGTATCTGCACCAGCCGGAAGGCCTGATCTTTAACCAGGCCCATAAAAGCGTTTACCAGGACATGAACCAGCCTCTCAACCATTACTTCATCTCCTCTTCTCACAACACGTACCTGatggaggaccagcttaaaggACCCAGCAGCACTGAGGGTTACATAAA AGCACTTGTTAAGGGCTCCCGCTGTGTGGAGATGGACTGCTATGATGGATCAGATGGAGAGCCGGTCATTTATCATGGAAACACTCTCACCCCAGAGATCTTCTTTAAAGATGTGATACAAGCCGTTAAGGAATATGCCTTTAAG acgtCTGCATATCCTGTGATACTGTCTTTGGAAAACCACTGTGGTTTGGAGCAGCAGAAGGTCATGGCTCAGCACATGATCTCCATCCTGGGTGACGCTCTGGTGACCAAACCCCTTGGAGATAAGATGCCAACATGTTTTCCTTCCCCTGAG GAGCTAAAGGGCCGGTTTATAGTCAAAGCAAAGAGTCGGGGCAAACTTGAGGACAAATTTTCAGATGAGGAAAAAGCAGAAGATGCAGGGAGTGTAACAGAGGAAGAAGATGATGAAGGCGAGGAAGATGAAGAAAAGAAGGCTGAT AAATCAAAGTCAATGAAGGTGGCAAAGGAGCTGTCAGATCTTGTCGTCTACTGTAAAAGCGTTCCTTTCCATGGGTTTGAGGATTCCAGGGAAAAGCAGTCGTTTTATGAGATGGCCTCTTTTAAAGAGAGTAAAGCTGTAAAACTGGCAGAGGAGAACG CAAATGAATATATTCGCCATAATACAGACAAACTCAGCCGCATTTATCCATCTGGACTAAGGGCAGACTCTTCAAACTATGATCCTGTGCCTCTGTGGAATGCAGGCTGTCAGATAG TGGCCCTCAACTTTCAAACCCCCAGCACAGAGATGGATCTGAATCATGGCCTGTTCCTTAAAAACGGACAGAGCGGCTACATTCTGAAGCCTCCTTACCTCCGAGACCCAGCAACCGAGTTTGACCCCATCACTCTCACTAGAGGACCGTGGCTAAATCAAAAAAACCTTCATGTGATG GTGATCTCAGGCCAGCAGTTACCCAAAACAAATGAAAAGGAGTCCTCCGTTGTGGATCCTCTTGTTAAAGTGCAGATCTACGGTGTGCCAGCAGATACGAATGAGAAAGAAACTGCATACATTGCGAACAATG GGTTTAACCCCATGTGGAATGAACATTTCCAGTTTGAAGTGTGTGTGCCAGATCTTGCACTGGTGCGCTTTTTGATCGAGGACCACGACTCAACCTCTGGCAATGACTTTATTGGGCAGTGTACGATTCCCTTCAACAGCCTAAAAAATG GATATCGTCACGTGCCTTTGTTCAACCAGAATGGAGATCTCCTGTCGTCAGCTAGAATTTTTGTCCACATCATGGTTGTGGATTCTGAATAG